One segment of Erigeron canadensis isolate Cc75 chromosome 2, C_canadensis_v1, whole genome shotgun sequence DNA contains the following:
- the LOC122589647 gene encoding ubiquitin C-terminal hydrolase 13-like yields the protein MRDLKTLKVEFHHPTKAEVLVHTISLPKESTVGDLINNLKTKVELSNQDAELRLVEVFYHKIYKIFPLDEKIEHLMDQYWTLRAEEIPEEEKKLGPQDRLIHVYHFTEDANGQLLNFGEPFFLVIREGETLAEIKARIQKKLQVPDEEFSKWKFAFVSLGRPTYLQDSDVVSTRFQGRDIYGAWEHYLGLEHSENTHKRSYAPSQNGNTSKKLEA from the exons ATGCGAGACCTGAAAACCCTGAAGGTTGAGTTTCATCATCCAACAAAAGCTGAA GTACTCGTGCATACCATTAGTCTGCCAAAAGAAAGCACAGTGGGGGATCTGATTAACAACCTCAAGACAAAG GTTGAGTTGTCGAATCAAGATGCAGAGCTTCGATTGGTTGAGGTTTTTTATCACAAGATTTACAAG ATTTTTCCTCTCGACGAAAAAATTGAGCACCTTATGGATCAGTACTGGACATTGCGTGCTGAGGAG ATTCCAGAGGAGGAAAAGAAGCTGGGTCCCCAGGATCGTTTGATTCATGTATATCATTTTACAGAAGATGCTAATGGT CAACTTCTGAATTTTGGGGAACCATTTTTTTTGGTCATTCGAGAAGGTGAAACACTAGCTGAAATTAAAGCACGCATACAGAAGAAATTACAAGTTCCTGATGAGGAATTCTCCAAG TGGAAGTTTGCATTTGTATCTTTGGGCCGGCCTACATACCTTCAGGATTCTGATGTTGTCTCCACCCGTTTTCAG GGACGAGACATTTATGGTGCTTGGGAACACTACTTGGGGTTGGAGCACTCCGAAAATACACACAAACGTTCATATGCTCCAAGTCag AATGGAAACACATCCAAGAAGCTAGAAGCATAA